GGCTAAACGGCACACAGGGAATGCAATCAGAGTCTATAGGTGCAACTATTGTACCATCAGAGATGGATGGAATGTTTGATCCCATTATAATTGCTACTCAAGAATTGGATCCTGCTTATTCTGCCTTTGGTGTAACTGTCTACAAACCAATTGAAAGACAGATTAACTGGCTGGTTAACACGGCCATATCATGGATAAATTTGCGATATGAAGAAAATACAGATAAAAAAATTGCCATTATCTACTGGCACGGGGTGGGTAAAGACAAAGGTGCCAGTGCCGGACATCTGGACGTGTATGCCAGTATAGCCAATTTATTGACTGCCCTTAAAAATGAAGGTTATGACCTGGGAAACGGGTCTCTACCCAACAGTGAAGACTTGGTGGAAATTATCCGAAAACAGGGTTATAACATTGGAGTTTGGGCTTCCAACGAATTAGCAGAAATGGTTACCAATTATCCTGTGATTTTAATTCCTGAAAACGAGTACTTGGCCTGGTTTAACCAGTTAAATTCAGATAAGAGGCAGGAAGTCCTTGATATGTGGGGTGAACCGCCAGGGGATATCATGGTTTACGTAAAGGATGGTTTAAGGTACCTGGTGCTCCCGGTAATCCAGTACGGTAACGTGATTTTAGCCCCGGAACCTTCACGTGGCTATGCTCAGGACGACGATGCACTGTACCACAGCAGTAGCATACCACCCACACACCAGTACCTGGCATTCTACTTCTGGTTAAAACAGGATTTCGGTGCCGACGCCATTATCGACTTGGGACGGCATGGATCTCTGGCCTGGTTACCTGGAAAATCAGGACCCGGACTGGACATAGAAAACTGCTGGCCAGCAATTGTTAGCCAGGACATACCCGTAATATACCCCTTTACAGTGGAAGGTAGTGAAGGCCTCCTACCAAAAAGACGCCAGGGATCAATAATGATCAGCCATTTAATACCTTCAATGACAATTTCTGAACTTTATGGGGAATTAGCAGTACTTAACGGTAAGATAAATGATTATAATGCGCCAAATATTGATGCAGATGCCAAGTTAGCCTTAAAAAATTCAATTTTAACTATGGTCAGTGATCTGAAGATCAACGAGGATATAGGTATTGCCATGACCAGCATCAATGACTCCAACTTCGATGAATTCCTGGGAAAACTGCAGAAATACCTGGAAGACATAGAATCAGAATTCATCCCCTACGGTTTACATGTACTGGGAGAGGCACCTACAGGAGAAGAGTTAACCAACCTGGTTCAAACCCTTTTAGGTTATGAATTCCAGGATTATATGGCCTCTAACCATTTAAATAACACCATGATACAGGCTTTACTCACCGCAGTTCTGATTAATGGTGAAACCCCTGAACAAGCACAAATTCTGGTTCTGGGGAGTGTTAATTCTGCAATGACCAGTTACCTTTTAACAGCCCTTGATTATGCCACTAGAATCAACAACTGCACCAATGAGATAACCAGCATAATCAATGCCTTAAATGGAACCTATATACCGCCAGGAATGTCCGGAGACCCGGTTACCAATCAGGATGTACTTCCCACTGGAACCAATTTCTATTCATTTGATCCTAGAAAAGTACCTACCGATGAAGCAACCGCCATTGGAAACAAGATGGCTCAAGATATCATCAACCGTTACCTCCAGGAAACCGGAAAATATCCGGAAAAAATATCCTTCATGCTCTGGTCCTGCCACACGCAACAGGATATGGGAGTTATGGAAGCTGCTATCTTTTATCTATTGGGTGTGGAGAGGGTATTTGATAAAAACAACCCTGGTATCGTGGTTGATGTTAAACTAATTGAAAACCTGGGAAGACCACGAATTGACGTGGTAATTACCACCACTTCTCTTTACATCAGCATGTACCGGTCTCGGTTGGATTTAATAAACAAAGCAGTACTACTGGCAGCCAATGCCAATGATACTCTTCCAAATTATGTTAAACGAAACTCAGAAGTTATTTATAATGCTTTGAAGGCCAAGGGATACAGTGATGAAGATGCCCGGAAATTATCGGTGTGCAGGATATTCTCACAGGAAGAGGGCAACCACAATAACGCTATGCAAAACGCGTTACTGATCACCAGTTCCTGGGAAAACGAAGGGCAGCTGGCAGAAACATTCATTGACACATTCGGAAATGTCTTCATGGGAAGTGAAATTAATTCCATCCACATTGAAGATCTATACTCCCTGAATCTGAATGGAACTGAAGTTGCCATGTTCAGAAGGGTGGTAAATGTGAACGATCTGTTTGGAGACAGTGACTACTTTGGATACTTTGGGGGGATGGGATTAGCCATAAAACATGTTTCTGGTCAGGAACCTAAGATGTGGATTATGAATGTTGAAAACCCATCAAATCCCAAATTGGAATCGTTATCAGAATCCCTCTGGAGAGATACCCGTTCAACCTACTTTAATTCTAAATACATTCAGGCAATCAAGAGTTATGGGGCAACAGGTGCAGGGATATTTGCTGACTTTTTTAGATACATGTCAGCTTGGAAGATTACTTCACCAGATTCCGTAAACGACAACATGTTCCAGGAAGCCTACGAGGTTTACTTCCAGGATAAATATGGTCTGGGAATGAATGAATGGTTTACCAGGAATAACCCCTATGCACAACAGGCTATGGCAGCAATCCTGCTTGATTCGATTAGAAGAGGGGATTGGAAGGCCGATGCGAATGTTGTAAATGATCTGGTCAATGTCCTGGCCCAGAATGTTATTAACAATGGAATAGCCTGCTGTGACTGCACCTGTGCTAATCTAGCCAATATGAAATGGGCGGCACAGTACCTTAACGTGGACATCCTGGCACAGTTCAACCAACAGATATACAAAACTACTGGAAACCCAGGATTTGCTCCCAGCCAATCGCAGCCTCAATCTTCTCCAGCCCAATCTGGAGGTACTACTACTCAGGTGGCATCCGAGAGTAGTGGAAGTGCTGGTGGGGCGGGAGAACAGTCTACTGAGGAAAGTGCCAGTCCCGGTGAAGAAGGAGAAGGCAAAGCCTACGAAATTTCCCCGCAGAGTTCCTCATCAGGAACATCAGAATCAGGTCTTCCCATAGCAGCCATAGTTGGGGTAATTGCCCTGGTCTCTCTGGTAGGGTTAGGGTACTTTAGAGGAACTTTTAAGGGAAAATAAATATTACCTTTTTTTATTTTTTTAGAAAACTTGGATATTAATGGTTTTTTTTGTTTTAGGGGAGATGTGGCAACATTAATGAAATGGTTCTATTTAATAGAAAACTTTATAAATCATAAAAAAGTTAGGTATACCTAAGAAAATTAGGTAAGCCTAATTTTTTTCAGTCTAGAAAGAACTGGGCGAGGTAGAAATTACAATGATCAAAACGTTAGACAATCTTAAACAAGGTGAAAATGGGGTAATAAGTGCATTTAAAGGTAAAGGTGAAGTTAGAAAGCATTTAATGGAAATGGGTCTGGTTCGAGGGTCAGATATTAAAGTAGAGAGAGTAGCACCCCTGGGAGATCCAATTGAAGTTAAAATCAAAGGTTATTCCCTTTCCCTCAGAAAGGAAGATGCCAAAAAAATTGAGATCGAGATAGCATGATGAGTTTAGCAATGGCCTCAGAAAACGACAACCTGAAGATCGTCCAGGTATGGCACGGGGGTAAATTTGAAAAAAAACTCCGCGAAATGGGAATATACAGGGATTCCCAGATCAAAGTGGTGAAAAATGATATCCCTGGGCCATTGATCGTGGATGTTAAAGGATCTCGGCTTATCCTGGGACGAGGACAGGCACAGAAGATAATGGTCGAAGGTAGTGAAGATGGATAAAATAAGAATAGCTCTGGCCGGAAACCCCAACGTGGGAAAAAGTACCCTGTTCAACCGCTGGACCGGGATGAGGCAACATGTGGGTAACTGGCCGGGTAAGACTGTGGAAAAAAAGGAGGGAACCTTCAAATATAAGGGCCAGGAAATAGAAGTGGTCGACCTTCCGGGAAATTACAGTTTAACCGCCTACTCTGTGGAAGAAGTGGTTTCCCGGGATTACATTGTGGATGAAAAACCCGATGTAATCGTCAATGTTATAGACGCGGCCAACATAGAAAGGAATCTTTACTTGACGGTTCAAATGATGGAGTTGGGTGCTAACTTGGTTCTGGCACTTAACATGAATAAATTTGCCCGGGAAAAGGGACTTAAAATCAACAAAAAACAGTTATCACAACTTTTAGGAGTGCCGGTAATTGAAATTGAAGCAGTGGATGATACTGGCAGCGAAGAACTTCTCAAGAATATAGTAAAATCATCCCAGGCACCTAATATTGTCCTGGACAGGTTGGAGTACGGGAATGAAGTATCTGAACATATCCAGGAAATTCAGGAAATCCTTGATGAGGATGTACCTGGTTTGGATGCTCCTTCCAGCTGGATAGCCCTTAAACTACTGGAAGATGACCCAGAGATTACCAAAAAAATAGAAGAGTCGGGAAATGGTCAAAGGGTACTTAAAAACGTTAAAAAGATGCAGAGACATTTCAACGATGTTTTCGGTGATGATGCTGATGCAGCTATTACCGATGCCCGGTATGGTTTCATTGCTGGGCTGGTCTCTGAATCAGTTAAAAAACCTAAAATTGATAAAGTCACACGTTCTGATATGATCGACCGAATTGTGACTCATAAATATCTGGGAATACCAATATTCCTCCTCATAATGTGGCTCACCTTCCAGATAACCTTCACCTTGGGTGACCCCCTGGGAGGTTACATTGAAGAAGCCTTTGGCTGGTTAGGATCAACAGTGGCCGCCAACATGGGTGAAGGATTTTTAACTTCCTTTATTGTTGATGGAATAATCGGCGGTGTGGGCGGTGTACTGGTATTTGTACCCCTGATCTTCATACTGTTTTTAGTACTCAGTGTCCTGGAAGACAGTGGATACCTGGCTAGAGCAGCCTTTGTAATGGACCGTTTCATGCACAAGCTGGTTGGCCTCCACGGGAAGTCATTCATACCCATGATACTCGGATTTGGATGTGCAGTGCCCGGGATAATGGCCACCAGAACCCTGGAAAATGAGAGGGATCGGCTACTGACCATGTTGATCGTTCCCTTCATGTCCTGCAGTGCCCGGTTACCAGTTTATGCCTTGATCGTTGCCGCATTCTTCTCAGCATACCAGGGATGGGTCATATTCTCCTTATATCTCCTGGGAATAGTGGTGGCCATTGTAGTGGCAGCAATATTCAAGAAAACCATATTCAAGGGAATGTCTGCCCCGTTTGTCATGGAACTGCCTCCCTACCGTATACCCACAGTTAAGGGTGCCCTCATCCACATGTGGGAGAGAGGAGTACTCTTCCTGAAGAAGGCTGGTACTGTGATCTTAGCTTTATCTGTGGTGATCTGGGCCCTGAGTAGTCTCCCTGTGGGAGTGGAATACGCATCCCAGGATAGTATCACTGGACAGATAGGAACCACCCTGGCTCCGGTATTTGCACCTCTTGGGTTTGGTGAATGGCAGGCCACAGTAGCCATAATCTACGGATTCATGGCCAAGGAGGTGGTGGTAAGTACATTTGGTATCATCTATGGAATAGGGGAAGATAGTGGTGGTGAGGCAACTGCCGAAGAAGCAGCACCTGATGAACAAGTATCCAGTGAAACCTCTGAAGGATCATCCATTGAGGCAGCTCCTGCTGAGGAAGAAGCAGCACCGGAAGAAGATCCGGGATTCATTGCTGTGATGCAGGAATTGTTCACACCCCTGTCGGCCTATGCCTACATGGTATTCGTACTGCTGTACATACCCTGTCTGGCTACCCTGGCTACCATAAGACGTGAAACCAACTCCTGGAAATGGCCCGGATTTGCCGCAGTGTACACCTTTGGGGTGGCCTACGTGGTTTCACTGGTGGTTTACCAGGGAGGATTACTCCTGGGATTTGCATAGTAAACCCGGAATTAAACTAGTTAAGGAGGTGAATTGAATGAGTTCCAGAAGTGGAATCAGGGGTAAAAATTTCCAGAAAGATAAATTCGAGAATCTTTCCCAGGAAAATGAAGGTAAAAAGGACGAAAATTAAGTCCTTTTTCCATTTACCATGAGTATCACCTTTATTTGCTTCTAATTAAAGATGATGCCTATTGTCCCTATTCATCTTTTAGGTATCTGAGATTGATAATCATGGGATATCTAATTAGTTCAGGAGGAATTTAGGGGTTTTAAGCCCCATATAGAAATTAAAAAAATTATAGAATAATGGGGAGTGTTTATGAAATGTAAAATCTGTGGTCATGTATTTGATGAGAGTGAAAAATCCAGTGCATGTCAGGGATGTCTTATCAATAACTGTAATATGATCCGGTGTCCTAACTGTGGATTTGAACAATTACCGGAGTCAAAAACAGAATCTAAATTAGTTAAATTCATATCTGCATTATTTAAGCATTCCAATAATGAAAATTAACAGATACCCTGTTTATGGTAAAATGATGTTTACAACCGATTAAAGCATTAATATGTTTTTTCGGTTTCAATTTCCTGTATAATAGGGAATATGGTTTTATTATCATCTGCCAGTAAATATCCCGTTAAAAACCATGTTTTCTAACATCACAGGTCCTTGTGTGGCTTTAAGCGCAATGTATCACCTAATTACTTAGGGCCACACATCCTCCTATTCATTTAAAAAAACCATGAATAAACAATAATTAGTCTAATTAGATCTATGAACATCAATCCCTAGTAGTACCACCAACTTTTTACCTTACCTCAACTAATTTGATTAGCATGCACCGCCGTAAAATTAAAATCATTTTAATAGTGGGGGTTATCCTGATTGGTTTGATGTTATTCTCCACTATTTTTATTTCACTTTCCGGAGGCCTGGGAGAAGACTGTTCCAGTTGCGTGAACTGCACTGACTGTTACATTGGTATAAACTCCACTGAAGAGGCTAAACTCTTTGATCAGTTAGACGGAATTGTGAAAAATTACGTGGCCGAAAAAGAGAACATCACGGACCAATCAATGATCTTAACCTCCATAAAATTCAAATCAAAAGAAGAAGCCTTTGTATCCGCCACGGTGAACAATAAAAGCTGGGGTGGAACCTGGAAATACTTCGATAATCAGTGGAATCCGGGAGAGGATTTTAAAAGTTCTTAATGGTTTTCAGGGTATTCTAAGGATATATGGTCCGTTTGGAACAAATTTTTGAGGGTAATAAATTTAGTAGGATTACAGCTTAGCAAATCTATTTAAAAAAGGGCACATAATTTTTAAAAAAGGACATTAAACAAATATTCAATGCTTTTTGGACACAATCCTCCTTAGTTTAACCGGTGAATTCATGAGTTTCCTTGTCAATTTTCTGCAATTTTTTTACCTGATACTTGTTGAGAATTCATTCTTTATTTTACTGGGTTTTTTACTGGCTGGATTTATTCATATTCTCCTCCCCTCCCATTTACTGGGGAGACTGGTGGGCACATCAACTGTAGGGGGAATATTAAAGGGTATTGTAATTGGTTTACCCTTACCCATATGCGCCTGTGGAATAGTACCCGCAGCCATAGCCCTGAAAGATAAGGGAATCAGAGATTCAGTGGCAGCATCATTCCTGGTTTCAACATCTGGTTTCAGTGTAAGCTCCGTTGTACCATCATACTCCTTTTTAGGCCTTCCTTTAACTTTAATGCGTCCAGTGGTGGCCACAATCTCCGGATTAACCGCGGGCATTCTGGTGCACCTCTTTGGGGAGAGTAATGAAACAAATAATGTGAAGGAGGCAGTTACAGCAGACTCCAATCACCATTGCATGGTTAGTGGTCTGGATGGGGGTCACTGTGGAGACTGTAACTCCTCATTATTAGATCTTGATGGTGAGGGTGCAGAACACGCTACTGGCTCTGAAGAGGGTTTTTCTCTTCAGGTTGCCCGGGCTGATGAGATCTACAACCAGCTCAAAGAAGTATTCCGGTATTCCTTTAAGGACAGTTTCAGAGAAGTTTCCACTTCCCTTTTAATTGGATTGCTCGTTGCGGCATTGATGGGTACCCTGGTAAACATGGGAATGCCCTGGGACTTTTTAAGAACATTCGCCGCTGATCCAGTTTTATCACTTTTCATTCTGCTTTTGGTAGCTATTCCCATCTATGTCTGCCCCACGGCGTCTATTCCTCTGGCCATGGCATTTATATTCATGGGATTTACCCCTGGAAGCATCCTGGTTTTCATATATGCGGGTCCAGCCACCAACATAGCTGCCCTGTCCATGATACTGGCTAAATTCAAGAAAAGATTCTTAACCATCTACCTGTTCTCTATTGTGGCCGTGTCCCTTATCATGGGATATATGGTTAATTTATTCAGTGATTTCTTTTTACACGCAGTTACCATCACCAATTTAGGCGTGTACACGGGATTCATTCCATTTTCAGTCAAACTCCTATCCGCAGCCCTACTAATTGTGCTGCTGGTTTATGGGATATACCGAAGCCGAATCAATCTTTTATAGCAAAATTAAGCTTGTTAACTGGATCCATCCTGTTGTTTGCCAATTTAGAAATAAATGAGGGATGTTATGAATTTTTCTTCACTGTTGGATCCATTTAATTTGATTTAAATATATTTAAGGGACCTATCTGGTATTAGGTCCCTTTATGACACCGTTAGGAAAACTGCGGAGGTTTACTGGACCCTATTGGTGTCATTTTTTTTTAATTATAGGTGTATGGATTTGTCAACCATTCCTTGGACTTACTATTATATAAACTTTACTTGATTATTTTTCAACTATAATGGAAATATTTATATTGGGATATAATTTAAATTAATTTCAAGCATATTTGAATAAATTTCAACTTTGCTTAAATAACAACAAGGAGGTGAAAATCTTGAGAAAACAAACGATTTTACTAGTAACGACAATTGTTTTCGCATTGCTTCTTTGTGGAGCAGTATCAGCAGAAGATTCACAGGAGGTAGGGGATATTGGTAATTATACTCAAAATTCAAGTTCCAATAGCAGTGAAACAGTAATTGACCCCGAGATAACACTGAACATAACCCTGGAACATCCAGAGGCACTGGCGGATAATAGGTTACCATCAGTAAATGTGACTGACAGTAACGGGAACGTGGTTAACGGAGTAACCGTAACTAGTCTGGGTAACAACCTTTACCGGGTTAACTTCGCCAGCAGTCAGACCAGTTTCATCCTGAACATAAGTGCCCTGGGACATGTACCTCAGACCGTGAATGTTTTGGTTTCTAAGGGGGATGTAATGGATCCCACACACTATGGTTCAGCAAATGTGAAGTTGAGGGCTTATAATCTGCTTATAATAAGTGGATGTCCAAACTATGCCAAACCATTCGTTGATTCCAACAAAAAACTCAGGGAAAGGGGTTACTACTTCAACTTGAACTTCTACACCAATGAAGATCTCACATCTGCCGATATCCGGGTGAAAATAAAACAGCTGGCATCCAAGGCGGATCTAATAATCATAGAAATGATCAGTGAATCCAGCACACTATCCAATTTAATGCCACTTTTATCAGATTCAAATGCCAAAATAATGGCTTTAAGATGTGGAGTTGCATTTTTGAACAATACAAGTATTGATTCCAATGACACAGAGCTTCGTGCTTATTGGGATGGTACTGGTGCAGACAACATGGAGAGGTTCCAGCTCCGGGCACTTCAAAGGGTTGGTATGTTAGTTGAGGCCTCTGAAGACCTCAATGTGGTTAATTATCCCACTGAGTTCATATATCATCCAGATTCAACCACGCCCCAGTTTGCCACATGGAATGATTATCTGAACTGGTACACTCAGAGTGGGCACTACCAATCTGGTAAGGCATGGGTAGGTATAATGATGTATGCATCTATGTTCTTTAATGGAAACAGTGACATGGCCATGAGTATACTTAGAAGTATTGAAGCCAAGGGTTTAAACGTGGTTTTGGCTGTAACCTCCTCAAGTGATATTGCAAGGGCAAATGCCATACTCAAATACTTTTTGGATGGTAACATGTCCAGAATAAGCGCACTTGTGGCTTGTGTTGGCTACAACATAATCTACAACAACCCTCAGAACAGTACGGATCTCCTAAAGAGGATGAATATACCTATATTTGCTCCAATCTATGCTTCAGACCTTGCAACCTGGAAAAATAGTTCTTCAGGACTATCCAGTGAAATTTACTGGCAGGTAGCCTGGCCTGAAATGGAGGGGCGGATAGAACCCATCATCATGGGTGGTGTTGAATCGGCAGAAACTGATCCCTTCACTGGTATTGTTGTAAAAAATTACCATCCATTACCAGATCGGATAGAAAGAATAACCAACAGGGTTTACAACTGGATAGCACTCCAAACACTCCCTAACAATGTAAAAAAGATAGCGATTATCTATTACAATTCTGCAGGGGGTAAAGATGGAGTTGGTGCATCATATCTCAATGTTCCTGAGAGTATATCCGCAATACTGAGTGCACTTAAGGCTGAGGGGTACGATGTATCAGGTAACTCTTCAGTTGAATCTATAATTCAACTGTTCCTTACCGCTGGAAACAATGTTGGTTCATGGGCTCCAGGAGAGCTAAAAAAGGTTGTTGATGCAGGGGCGATAACCATACCCCTTAATGAGTACATGGAATGGTTCAACACGTTACCAGATGAACTTAAGAATGAGGTCATTGCCAAGTGGGGTGCTGCTCCAGGCAATGTTATGGTATACGAAGGCAAAATCGTTCTACCTGGAATCATGTTCGGTAACATTTTTGTTGGAGCGCAACCAATGCGGGGATGGGGAGAAAACTCTACGGATATTACCCATTCATCAACATTACCACCAACCCATCAGTACATTGCATTTTACATGTGGCTGCAGAAGAATATGGGTGCCAATGCAGTTATACACCTGGGGACACATGGAACTCTAGAATGGTTACCCGGCAGGAGCGTAGGACTGGGTGAAGATGACTGGCCAGATGTTCTTTTGGGAAACATTCCCAACATCTATCCCTATATAGTTGATAATACTGGAGAGGGAACCCAGGCCAAGAGAAGGGGTTATGCAGTGATAATTGATCACCTCACAGCCCCACTTATAAGTTCCGGACTTTACGGAGATCTCTCAACCCTTCAGGACCTTATAAACAGCTATGATAACACAGGAGATAACCAGCGTAAAAAAATTCTGGAAAAACAGATTCTGGAAATGATAACCAAATTAAATCTTGACCAGGATCTTGGTCTCAACATGCAGACTACTGATTTCAACGACATTAAAAATCAGATTGAACACCATCTGGAGGATTTGGCCGCTACTTTAATGCCTTATGGGCTTCACACATTTGGAGTTGCTCTGAATAGTACACTACTGGATCAGATGATTGAATCCATTGTGAGTTTTGACCCGGCAAACCGAGACAACACCGAGTTCAGAGAAAAGTTACGAGCTGCCCTTTCTCAAAACTATGAAATGGAGGCTCTTCTCGCAGCTTTGAGTGGGCAATTTATATCACCATCTCTGGGTGGTGATCCAATTCGTAAGCCAGACGTACTTCCAACGGGTTCTAACTTCTACTCCTTTGACCCCAGATCAGCTCCAGATACAACAGCATGGGAGATAGGCAAACAGATGGCTGATGACATGTTGGTCGATTACTACCAGAAAAATGGACACTACCCTGAAACAGTGGGGATTGTTCTCTGGTCAACTGAAACCATGCGTACCAATGGTCAGACAATAGCCATGATACTCCGATACATGGGTCTGGAACCACAGTGGAAGTCCGGTAGATTCGTAGGAGTTAAGGTAACGCCTTTGAGTGATCTTACCCTTAATATCAATGGAACTACCCTAAACAGACCACGCGTTGATGTACTGGTAACTATAAGTGGTCTCTTCAGGGACATTTTCTCTTACACCATAGAAATGCTAGACAAAGCTTTCCGACAGGTTGCAAACCTACAGGAGAGCACAAACAGCAACTTCATTAAAAAACATTACCATGACAACTACAACAAGTATGTGGATGGTGGTATGAGCTCTAAAGATGCAGATGCTCTTGCAGGAGCCAGAATATTCGGCCCTGCCCCTGAAGGTTACGGAACCGGTGTTGCTGCTCAGGTACCATCCACATCCA
This genomic window from Methanobacterium formicicum contains:
- a CDS encoding cobaltochelatase subunit CobN, with the protein product MRKQTILLVTTIVFALLLCGAVSAEDSQEVGDIGNYTQNSSSNSSETVIDPEITLNITLEHPEALADNRLPSVNVTDSNGNVVNGVTVTSLGNNLYRVNFASSQTSFILNISALGHVPQTVNVLVSKGDVMDPTHYGSANVKLRAYNLLIISGCPNYAKPFVDSNKKLRERGYYFNLNFYTNEDLTSADIRVKIKQLASKADLIIIEMISESSTLSNLMPLLSDSNAKIMALRCGVAFLNNTSIDSNDTELRAYWDGTGADNMERFQLRALQRVGMLVEASEDLNVVNYPTEFIYHPDSTTPQFATWNDYLNWYTQSGHYQSGKAWVGIMMYASMFFNGNSDMAMSILRSIEAKGLNVVLAVTSSSDIARANAILKYFLDGNMSRISALVACVGYNIIYNNPQNSTDLLKRMNIPIFAPIYASDLATWKNSSSGLSSEIYWQVAWPEMEGRIEPIIMGGVESAETDPFTGIVVKNYHPLPDRIERITNRVYNWIALQTLPNNVKKIAIIYYNSAGGKDGVGASYLNVPESISAILSALKAEGYDVSGNSSVESIIQLFLTAGNNVGSWAPGELKKVVDAGAITIPLNEYMEWFNTLPDELKNEVIAKWGAAPGNVMVYEGKIVLPGIMFGNIFVGAQPMRGWGENSTDITHSSTLPPTHQYIAFYMWLQKNMGANAVIHLGTHGTLEWLPGRSVGLGEDDWPDVLLGNIPNIYPYIVDNTGEGTQAKRRGYAVIIDHLTAPLISSGLYGDLSTLQDLINSYDNTGDNQRKKILEKQILEMITKLNLDQDLGLNMQTTDFNDIKNQIEHHLEDLAATLMPYGLHTFGVALNSTLLDQMIESIVSFDPANRDNTEFREKLRAALSQNYEMEALLAALSGQFISPSLGGDPIRKPDVLPTGSNFYSFDPRSAPDTTAWEIGKQMADDMLVDYYQKNGHYPETVGIVLWSTETMRTNGQTIAMILRYMGLEPQWKSGRFVGVKVTPLSDLTLNINGTTLNRPRVDVLVTISGLFRDIFSYTIEMLDKAFRQVANLQESTNSNFIKKHYHDNYNKYVDGGMSSKDADALAGARIFGPAPEGYGTGVAAQVPSTSKWSNQSDLVDTYLSRMSYIYGVSSYGLQGLQAFKDQLKTVQATIQVRDNNYGVLDNDDVYQYLGGLTMAAKILSGSEISTYIANTRLSPHIETLGQFMSNEIRTRILNPKWQEGMLKEGFSGANEISKEIGYLFAWNAVTPDVVKDWMWQQVAQNYAFDSNFRNQMLQANPYAYVSMLGWMMEAVRRDMWQADKATLTELANQYIQYTKQYGVVCCHHTCGNLDFTNFVVVGSTLSTQQLQEFAAIMEAATGKTVTIGSTGTPSQPTGSASSQGASSSAGASSGSHPATESGAQGTSESQFESQSAQTAGSDGSSKTYEVSQKSSSAPESSMPIVAILGVIILVGLVGFGYFRGTMKN